One Echeneis naucrates chromosome 16, fEcheNa1.1, whole genome shotgun sequence DNA window includes the following coding sequences:
- the znf609a gene encoding LOW QUALITY PROTEIN: zinc finger protein 609a (The sequence of the model RefSeq protein was modified relative to this genomic sequence to represent the inferred CDS: inserted 2 bases in 1 codon) yields MSLSSGPAGGKGVDSNAVDTYDSGDEWDIGVGNLIIDLDADLEKDKLEMSSSKEGGGMAAPPSAVAALPDNIKFVSPVAAAQGKESKSKSKRSKNSKESVKAPVPDGAKKESQGRAPGDPPPQNSTPTKGTDKSSKPSRALPTVKKDKDGVSGKTKKDKMEVVATGVVNTEKEAVAPRPFEGQQNPDLAAAEQLGNMALDSAGIGLPVAMTAEQEEVDGAECRNLKKVIVGEKMDSPVSTPAPPPLHLIAPVSNSDISSPCEQIMVRTRSVAVNTADAALATEPECLGPCEPGTSVNLEGIVWQETEDGMLVVNVTWRNKTYVGTLLDCTRHDWAPPRFCESPTSDVEMRSGRGRGKRMRPSSNTPLNDNSNSSDNKGSGSSKTRGAAANSKGRRGSQTAGGTEDAKASPSSAKRKTKPTSDMEPTSSSEDTKASKRMRTNSTGAAPPLPGGKPDPLPPPQLDRTCPSPVLIDCPHPNCNKKYKHINGLKYHQARAHNDQDIRLDQDGDSEYGDDPALHPDPSSCNGAAISPARSTTPKGRGFDAPSPSSGKLTSKGKKKAGEAEPEVTDGGEEGACLTDEASNDGMDERKAKKMVGGAKPDKLSQKGLKPVRPVAPAATGVPLPYALQASSPALGSVVQPVPKSPQLKNIQPKPPPLADPASSPALSKDKKKKEKKKREGGKEGDSPKAMCKVGRPEEGKSPYSEVSDALLNGSTEAHQSRLASIKAEADKVYSFSDNAPSPSIGVASRMEAGHAPXPLHLNQNGADNASVKTSSPAYSDISDAGEDGEGKAEGVKVKVEPDQGPREGAKKALFPPQPPSKDSPYYPNYDSYYSPSYPNPSPGAAPAAPPHPEGAQVRVKKEEEPEVGEEGKLKVEPPEERKAEPGPQQPSVIQQRPNMYAQPLYYNQYYMPPYSYSPDQAYHAHLLASNPAYRQQYEERQRQADKKAEGKEREAAVKEEWKQKTSVPPTLSRAPSLTDLGAKGGLNTPKPKEPPPPSEQAKSVIMAKGEDTKAAAAAQPEGLKMKLNEAGHHGKEEAKPGMESGRPTGMEPAMWYRQEPDSRLWSYVYPGKYSDVPKLPEDDRWKDDRERDRKGKDERLRPKEGLQKEEPKEGGEGRTQLPPEEHRGGGKETHPPHMQFPSPLAQHQGYMPYMHGPYAYSQGYEPSHPGYRGMPSVMMQNYPGSYLPAGYSFSYGGKVAAGDEGEKPSRSSPTVKPTGEAKALDLLQQHASQYKSKSPSIQDSKIQHDRDRDRERDGDRPRSSPSQRILPSHHHLGYPLLSGQYDLSYASGLSSSAIVASQQASAPSMYPPARR; encoded by the exons ATGTCCCTCAGCAGCGGCCCTGCAGGCGGGAAAGGTGTGGACTCCAACGCGGTGGACACGTACGACAGTGGCGATGAGTGGGATATCGGTGTTGGCAATCTGATTATTGACCTGGACGCCGACTTGGAGAAGGACAAATTAGAGATGTCGAGCAGTAAGGAAGGAGGGGGCATGGCTGCCCCTCCCAGTGCTGTGGCGGCTTTACCTGACAATATAAAGTTTGTTAGTCCTGTGGCCGCTGCTCAGGGCAAAGAGAGCAAATCCAAATCTAAGCGCAGTAAAAACTCAAAGGAGAGCGTTAAGGCCCCTGTCCCAGACGGGGCCAAGAAAGAAAGCCAGGGTCGGGCCCCCGGGGATCCACCGCCCCAGAACTCCACCCCGACTAAGGGAACTGACAAGTCTAGTAAACCTTCCCGGGCCCTCCCCACTGTGAAAAAGGACAAGGACGGGGTGTCTGGGAAAACCAAGAAGGACAAAATGGAGGTCGTGGCCACAGGAGTGGTCAACACTGAGAAAGAGGCCGTGGCCCCTCGCCCATTTGAAGGCCAACAAAACCCGGACTtagctgcagcagagcagctcgGGAACATGGCACTGGACTCGGCAGGGATTGGCCTGCCCGTGGCCatgacagcagagcaggaggaggtcGATGGCGCCGAATGCAGAAACCTGAAGAAAGTCATCGTTGGTGAGAAG ATGGACTCTCCTGTCTCAAcccccgctcctcctcctctccacctcatCGCTCCTGTCTCCAACAGTGACATCTCGTCTCCCTGTGAGCAGATCATGGTGCGCACACGTTCAGTAGCAGTGAACACGGCGGATGCCGCTCTGGCCACCGAGCCAGAGTGTCTGGGGCCCTGTGAGCCCGGAACCAGCGTCAACCTGGAGGGGATTGTGTGGCAGGAGACAGAGGACG gtaTGCTGGTGGTCAACGTGACCTGGAGGAACAAAACATACGTCGGAACCCTGCTGGACTGCACACGACATGACTGGGCCCCCCCGAG gttCTGTGAGTCTCCCACCAGTGACGTGGAGATGAGGAGCGGTCGCGGTCGGGGAAAAAGGATGCGTCCAAGCAGCAACACGCCACTGAATGACAACAGCAACTCCTCCGACAACAAAGGCAGCGGGAGCAGTAAGACGCGTGGAGCCGCTGCCAACAGCAAAGGGCGGCGAGGCAGCCAGACGGCTGGCGGCACTGAGGACGCCAAGGCCAGCCCATCCTCTGCCAAGAGGAAGACCAAACCCACCTCCGACATGGAGCCCACCTCTAGCTCTGAGGACACCAAGGCTTCAAAACGCATGAGAACCAATTCCACAGGTGCTGCACCCCCCCTCCCAGGAGGTAAACCTGaccccctgccccccccacaGCTGGACCGGACCTGCCCCTCCCCTGTACTCATAGATTGCCCCCACCCCAACTGTAACAAGAAGTACAAGCACATCAACGGGCTGAAGTATCACCAGGCCCGTGCCCATAACGACCAAGACATCCGATTGGACCAGGACGGGGACAGTGAATATGGGGATGACCCCGCCCTCCACCCTGACCCCTCCTCCTGCAATGGTGCTGCCATTTCCCCCGCCCGCTCCACCACGCCAAAAGGGCGAGGCTTCGATGCGCCTTCTCCCTCATCAGGGAAACTGACATCAAAGGGAAAGAAGAAGGCGGGGGAGGCGGAGCCTGAGGTCACGGATGGCGGAGAGGAGGGGGCGTGTTTGACTGATGAGGCCAGCAATGATGGAATGGACGAAAGAAAAGCCAAGAAGATGGTGGGTGGTGCCAAGCCTGATAAACTAAGCCAGAAGGGCTTAAAGCCGGTCCGGCCCGTGGCCCCCGCCGCCACAGGAGTGCCCTTACCGTACGCCCTGCAGGCGTCCTCCCCTGCTCTGGGCTCAGTGGTACAGCCTGTTCCCAAGAGCCCCCAGCTGAAGAACATCCAACCTAAACCCCCGCCACTGGCTGACCCCGCCTCCAGCCCCGCCCTCTCCaaggacaagaaaaagaaggagaagaagaagagggaggggggtaAGGAGGGGGACAGTCCAAAAGCGATGTGTAAGGTGGGGAGGCCGGAGGAGGGGAAGAGCCCATACTCCGAGGTGTCAGACGCTTTGCTCAATGGCTCCACAGAAGCTCACCAGAGTCGGCTTGCCAGCATCAAGGCCGAAGCTGACAAGGTGTACAGCTTCTCCGACAACGCGCCCAGCCCCTCCATCGGTGTGGCCAGCCGGATGGAGGCCGGCCACGCGCC CCCCCTGCACCTCAACCAGAACGGTGCCGACAATGCATCCGTCAAAACCAGCAGCCCTGCCTACTCCGACATCTCTGATGCCGGGGAGGACGGAGAGGGGAAGGCAGAGGGGGTGAAGGTGAAGGTGGAGCCTGACCAAGGGCCTCGTGAAGGCGCCAAGAAGGCTTTGTTCCCCCCACAACCCCCGAGTAAAGACTCTCCGTACTACCCCAACTATGACTCCTATTACTCCCCCAGTTACCCCAACCCCAGCCCAGGGGCAGCTCCTGCAGCGCCGCCCCACCCAGAGGGAGCTCAGGTGAGGgtaaaaaaggaggaggagccagAAGTGGGGGAGGAGGGCAAATTGAAGGTGGAGCCTCCGGAGGAGAGGAAGGCGGAGCCTGGGCCTCAGCAGCCATCAGTCATCCAGCAGCGCCCCAACATGTACGCTCAGCCTCTGTACTACAACCAATATTACATGCCCCCCTACTCCTACTCACCTGACCAGGCCTACCACGCCCACCTGCTGGCCTCTAACCCTGCCTACCGTCAGCAGTACGAAGAGCGGCAGCGGCAGGCCGACAAGAAGGCTGAGGGCAAAGAGCGAGAGGCTGCCGTCAAAGAGGAGTGGAAGCAGAAAACGTCAGTGCCCCCCACGTTGTCCCGAGCCCCCAGCCTGACTGACCTGGGCGCCAAAGGGGGGCTGAACACCCCCAAGCCCAAAGAACCGCCGCCACCTTCAGAACAGGCCAAGTCAGTCATCATGGCAAAGGGAGAGGACACAAaggccgccgccgccgcccaGCCTGAGGGtctgaagatgaagctgaatGAAGCAGGGCATCATGGGAAAGAGGAAGCCAAGCCAGGGATGGAGTCAGGCAGGCCGACGGGCATGGAACCCGCCATGTGGTACAGACAG GAGCCGGACTCGCGGTTGTGGTCCTACGTCTATCCGGGGAAATACTCCGACGTCCCAAAACTGCCGGAGGACGACCGGTGGAAGGACGACAGGGAGCGGGACAGGAAGGGGAAGGACGAAAGGCTGCGGCCGAAGGAGGGGCTCCAGAAGGAGGAGCcaaaggaggggggggagggcAGGACTCAGCTGCCTCCAGAGGAGCATCGGGGTGGGGGGAAGGAGACGCACCCCCCCCACATGCAGTTCCCCTCCCCCCTGGCTCAGCACCAGGGATACATGCCCTATATGCACGGACCTTACGCCTATAGTCAGGGCTACGAGCCGAGCCACCCTGGATACAGAGGGATGCCCTCCGTCATGATGCAGAACTACCCTG GCTCGTACCTGCCGGCTGGTTACTCCTTCTCGTACGGCGGGAAGGTGGCGGCGGGGGACGAGGGGGAGAAACCCTCCAGGTCCAGTCCGACGGTGAAGCCGACTGGTGAAGCCAAAGCTCTGGACCTGCTGCAACAGCACGCCAGCCAGTACAAGAGTAAGTCCCCGTCCATCCAAGACAGCAAGATCCAGCAcgaccgggaccgggaccgggagcGAGATGGTGACCGGCCGCGGTCCTCGCCCTCCCAACGCATCCTGCCCTCTCATCATCACCTGGGATACCCGCTGCTGTCAGGACAGTACGACCTGTCCTACGCctcag gtCTCTCGTCCTCAGCCATCGTCGCCAGTCAGCAGGCATCTGCCCCGTCCATGTACCCCCCTGCACGGAGGTGA
- the LOC115057020 gene encoding uncharacterized protein CFAP97D2 translates to MHRSYQPLKPVTNRYLQQRWDQNNYENHRRKVSSALPVVDTKGMRSPAHVQLKLKKLQLQDERLSTIHRDNRLLASKLADIVCSKGLVDHQNQYHLRSLNADRRREELLLVSRQNQAIYQRITARQSEYRRQLWLGDWERAERWRDNISQYPRGLADKRRSHRKVKFATVEDDGWSTNCSRSETDRETHT, encoded by the exons ATGCACAGGTCCTACCAGCCGCTGAAGCCCGTCACCAACCGCTACCTGCAGCAGCGATGGGACCAGAACAACTACGAAAACCACCGCAGGAAG GTGAGCTCCGCCCTGCCTGTAGTCGACACCAAAGGCATGAGGAGTCCGGCTCATGTCCAGCTCAAACTGAAGAAGCTGCAG CTGCAGGACGAGCGGCTGTCGACCATCCACAGAGACAACCGGCTCCTCGCCTCCAAACTGGCCGACATAGTCTGCTCCAAAGGCCTGGTGGACCACCAGAACCAGTACCACCTGAGGAG tctgaacgctgacaggaggagggaggagctcCTACTGGTCAGCCGTCAGAACCAGGCCATCTACCAGCGAATCACAGCGCGCCAGTCGGAGTACCGCCGCCAGCTGTGGTTGGGTGACTGGGAGAGGGCGGAGCGTTGGCGGGACAACATTTCCCAGTATCCCCGGGGGCTGGCAGATAAACGG agaTCACACAGGAAGGTGAAGTTTGCGACTGTCGAGGACGATGGCTGGTCGACCAACTGCAGCCGGAGCgagactgacagagaaacacacacctga